In one Pseudomonas sp. 31-12 genomic region, the following are encoded:
- a CDS encoding PA3496 family putative envelope integrity protein produces MSTGKEQLDVEDDFTPVEADDAEPVVEVAKTNLSKRRTIDNLLEERRLQKQLADYDFDL; encoded by the coding sequence ATGAGCACTGGCAAAGAGCAATTGGACGTAGAAGACGACTTCACACCCGTTGAGGCCGATGACGCTGAACCGGTGGTTGAAGTGGCGAAGACCAACCTGAGCAAACGCCGCACCATCGACAATCTGCTGGAGGAGCGCCGACTGCAAAAGCAATTGGCCGATTACGATTTTGACCTGTGA